The genome window ACCCAAACATACCATTAAGTTCTAAAACAtacaacggacctactcgaggcctaaaatcatgtcaaacaacatcaaatctatgaatcacaTCCCATTTCAAGCCTATCGAATCAATGAACATTCAACTTATAAAACTAATGTCGAAACACATcgaaccaactccgattgacctcaaaatttgtacacaagtaataaataacacaacggacctattccaactccagATACCGAAATACGGACCTGAAATCAATAatgtcaactcttggtcaaacttctcaaccttccaaaccttcaacttaccaacttttgccaattcaagccaaaacgacctactgacctctaaatcaatatccggacacactcctaagtccaaaataaacaTATGGAGTtatcggaatcatcaaaactctattatgaagtcgtctacacaaaattcaaactcatgtcaactctttcaacttaagcttccaactttaggactaagtgtcccaattcactccggaACTTCCCCAGaaccaatccaaccaccccggcaagtcacataaccacaatataacatagagatGGCAATAAAGAAGGAAACATGACTAaagtactcaaaacgatcggctgggtcgttacacatcTATTTgatctttttcttctttattgCAGTGGTGTAAATAAAAAGGAACTACAATGTGAAACATTGACTATACTTCTCCCATATAATGGATGAGAACTTGCAGATGAAGACAATGGATGAGAGAACGTGTAGATGAAAAGAATGGATGAGAGAACGTGCAGATGAAAAGAATGGTCAACCCCCTACTACTTGAATTGCAGATGAAGAATTTTAGTGaactttatatattttttatatttaatcaTAGTACTAAGTTTTGTAAACATTGTATATTATTAACAATTTAATCATAGAAAAATTAAAGTCACAAGTTTTGAAACTATTAAACTTGCTATAAATCTTACCTTATCAAGTGGCAGCAAATTCATATTATTTCAGTAATGTTCGTGGGTTGCAAGTGGCAGCAAATTCAAATTAGAGCTTGAGGCTAATGTGAAGCCATGGATGGATAATATAGTTACCAATTTTAACAGCCGGTTAATCTATTTTtttccgtattaaatatgggtcgagtcggatattttatcaattttttgcATTACTCATTTTTTACCCCCTCATATCCGACCCGACCAACCCGTTTTCCACCCCTAGTCAGGACCCAAACTCCCacatagtcgtgatggcacctaacctcattATGCAAGGTAAgccaaaaaataattaataaaactcAAATGAAAGAACATTAACAACAATAAGTAATAAGATGAAAATCCATACAATTACACCAAGGATTGGCAGTCCAAGTCATGAGCCAATAAGATTCATATTTATAAAGTTGATACGAAGAATAACATCTgtttgaatatacataaacatgtcacgacccaaaatcccaccttaaggatcgtgatggcaccttgtctctaagactaggtaagcctaacacatgacgAGATTAGCAGAATAAAATAACTTATCTATTGAATATAAAGTTGATGAATAACATAACATAGACGAAAAATTATCAACAGTTATACATCCTAAAACTAGTAGAATGGAGACATAATCTCTACTGAGAGTATACTAgaaatctcaaaatacaatattgttttggAATATAATAAACTGTAGTAAGAAAAAAacaacagaaggtgactctaaggcctgcgagcagcaagtataccttgaagtctccacaactCAGCTAAAAAATCTAGCGACCAGCACGatccgaggtacctggatctgcacaaaaaagtgcagaagcttagtatgagtacaccacaatcggtacccagtaagtatcaatactaacctcggtaaagtagtgacgaggttcaagtcgaGACACTCGCTAGCCAAATAACCTGtgcagaatatcaatataaaactaaCAACGAAAAAACATAaccaaataaataacaataaaggaTAGATATGTGATAGCAAGGCAAATCAACCAAAACTCGTAAAATGTAAAGTGAAATCAGTTAAGGAAAACAATgacatgttcaaatcatcaacccGTGCCAACACAAGAATAACAACAAGGATCACCCTGGAAGACCACGTaaacataatcacaaatcaccctTATCACACAGCGTGCACTTCACATTTAAAACATTTCCCCTAAATAGCTTTACGTGCATAGGCCCGCTTATCTCGCCGCGTGTGcatcacaatgaagtattttccctAACTTGCAACACACGCATAAACCCCCCTTATCTCGCGCATGTGCATCAATAACACCACCCTTTTGTCGTCACATGCACATCGCATTCACAACACACCAATCAACCCGCACCATACGTGCACATATGCCACAACATCACCCAAGCAACAATACCAAAGAAACAACAAtgtatagcccacgactcaataataatatgtacaagaatctcaacaataacataAGGGTGCGGGGAATGAACAACAATAAACATGCTTCATATAACAAACAACACTAaatcaaggcatattaatagcctaaagtCTAATCCGGTCAATTAACACACATacgcctgtgtacacactcgtcaccttatgtacatgtcatttcacatagtacaaataatacaactagaccaaatcctaagggtaaTTTCCCTACAcaaatttaggcaagatacttacctcaattaagccaattcaatactctaaaaatgcatCTCCCTTAAAATTTACCTCCGCTCGGCTCagatctagccaaaaataacttaataatatcaaacaatgcaagagaaaccaattttgTTTAATAAatttaagatctttacacaattttccaaaattcaataaaagtcaacctcaGGTCCACCTGGTCAAAACACGAGTCGAAGgatagatctcgactacccataacccccccagtccatatatgtgtttacTTTTCAAATTTGAGTCTAATTCgtctctcaaaactcaaattttcaTTTTCCAAATCATAGTAAAAGTTTCCCAAATTTCCTCTTCAATGCACATGTATTAGATGTTAAAATTCATAATATTCATGTTGTATAATAAAAAttgagtcaaaatcacttacccaatatctTTATATGAAAATATCCTCctaaaatcgcctcctaccgagtctggGATACAACATATTATAAAATGAGACTAAGTTCGAAATCCCACTCTTTGTTCAGCTGCAGAAGTCAAAAATGCGACCAAAGGATCGGAATGACATTGCGTGACAAGCCAAgggaatgtcgcaaatgcgacgcagACATCACACTTGCGAAGTCTGCCCAGGTCGCAAAAGCAACCAGCCTAAGACTAGAcccaccttcgcaattgcgataaaggCCTCACAATTGTGATGCTTGAGACCCCCTGccaacttcgcaattgcgaactggtACTCGTAATTGCAATAACCATAGAACCATCACACTAACTGTTATGAATCAAGTCCAAACCAACCCAAAACgtgtttgaaactcacccgagcctctggGGTACCACAccgaacatccacacaagtctaaaaatatcatacgaacttgctcgcacattcgaaaacacaaaaataacatccagAACCATGAGTCAAACACCAAAACGCATGAAATccacaatgaaactcaagaatcgcTAAAATCACAATTAAGCGTCCGATTCcaatcaaaccaactcggaatgacgccaaactttggaGACAAGTTCCCAATGAAAAACCAAAGTTcaaacccgatagccataaagtcaacttatggtcaaacttaggaaatttctaaaccttcaaattgccaactttcggcaaatagagTAAATTCAACCTAGGAACCTTCGAATCCAATTcagggcatatgcctaagtctaaaattaccatatgaaccaattggaactatcaaaatacctTTACGGGGtgattttcacaaaagtcaaactttggtctacatttccaacttaagcttccaaactaagaACCAATTGTTCCAAATCAATTCAAAAAGGGAAACGGGGCTCAAAtatacaaaatgaccggtcaggtcattacattctctccctcttaaacaaatattcatcctagaatgagtatagagacatactttaagtgccaaaaagatgaggataacaactccgcatatcatgcttggtctcccaagtcacctcctcgatcggttgacctctccattaaaCCTTCACCGATGAAATGTTCTTcgatctcaacttccggacctgcctgtccaaaatagccactggctgcTCAACATaggtcaaatctttgtccaattgtactgagctaaaatctaacacataagACAGATCACCATtatactttcgaagcatgaaaacatgaaacacggggtgaactcccgataagttgggtggcaatgcaagtttgaaggccacctcacccactctatCAAGAATCTCTAAAGGActaatatatcgagggctcaacttgcccttattcccgaacctcatcacaccattcatgggtgaaactctgagtagaaccctctcacccaccataaatgccaCATCATGAGCCCTCCGAtaagcataactcttctgcctggactgcatTGTaagaagccgatcctgaatcaacttcaccttctccaaagcatcacagaccaaatcagtacctaacaacctagcctccccaggctcaaaccaaccaactggaaaatgacattgcctcccatataaggcctcgtacggaTCCATTTTCATGCTCGAttaatagttgttgttgtaggggAACTCTGCTAGGTGTAGAAACAGATCCCATGAGCCCCCTAAATCAATAACACAtgcacgtaacatatcctccaagatcttaatagtgcgctcgggGTGCCCGTTCATCTATGGATCAAATGTCATACTCagctcaacctgtgtgcccaactcacgttgcaCGGCTCTCAAAAAATATGATATGAACTGCATGCCTTAATCCGAtataatagacactggcacaccataaAGGCGAATAGTCTCACGAAGATAAATTCGAGCCAGTTGCTTTGAAAAGTAGGTAGTCATGATTGGGATGAAGTATGTAGACTTGGCcagtctatccacaatgacccacacagCGTCGAATCTCCTCAAGGTACGTGGAattccaactacaaaatccatagtaatacacTCCCACTTCTACTCCAGAATATCAAGCCTCCGAAGCagaccacccggtctctgatgctcgtacttaacctgctgacagttcaaacaccaagCCACATACTCcaaaatatctttcttcatttttctccataAGTAGTGTTGTTTTAAGTCATGTTACATctcacggcacccggatgaatggaataccggaCCTATGGACCTCCTCAAAAATTAGCTCCCGTAATCCATCAACATTGGGCACATAAATCCGGCCTTGAagcctcaacaccccatcatccccacttgcttgtccttaaggacactgtgctgcactatgtccttaaggacaagcaagtggggatcatcatactggcatgccttgatgcgctcaaacaaagaagaccatgaaaccacgcaagcaagaactcggCTATGCCccaaaacatccaacctcacgaacctgtttgccaaagcctgaacatccaaagctaatggtctctccccaactggaatgaaaGCAAGACaacccatgctctcagccttcctactcaaagcatcggccaacacattggccttactgggatgataaagaatggtaatatcatagtctattaatagctctaaccacctctgttgcctcaagttcagatccttttatttgaataAGTGTTGTAGACTCATGTGATTCGTGAACACCTCATAAGCCATAccgtacagatagtgcctccaaatcatgagtgcgtgaacaatggctgccaactccaaatcatatacttggtagttcttctcatggggcttcaactgacgcgaagcataagcaatcactctgcccatctgcatcaacacacacccaatgccaaccCATGAAGCATTACAATAGACTatataagaacccgatgctgaaggtaaaactaaaactggagttgtagtcaaggcagtcttgagcttctgaaagctctcctcacactcgtccgaccacctgaatggagcacccttctgagtcaatctagtcCAAGGAGCTGCAATGAATTAAAAACCATCCACAAAATGGCAATAATACCAAGCTAAGActagaaaactccagatctcagtaGCAATAGAAgtcctgggccaactctgaactgcctcaatcttcttttaGATCCACCTTAATCCACTCACTGAACACCATGTGGCCGAAGAATGCTATTGAATCAATCCAAAActcgcacttagagaatttaacatatagcttcttctcccttaaagtctgaagcacgatcctcaagtgttgctTATGTTCCTCCCGGCTGCGGGAATACACTaatatatcgtcaatgaacacgataagaaaggaatcaagatatgactggaacacgttgttcatcaagtacataaaggttgctggggcattggtcaacctaaAAGAGATCACCAAAtactcatagtggccatagcgGATCCTGAAAGCGGTCTTCGAAATATCTGAAGCCTGGAACTTCAGttgatggtaccctgatctcaagtcaatctttgagaatacctTAGCACCGTGAAGTTGATCGAACAAATCATCAAAATGCGGTTGTGGGAACTTATTCTTGACGGTAACCTTGATCAACTGCCTGtcgtcaatgcacatcctcatagagccgtctttctttttcacaaataaaactagagcaccccaaggcgagatacTAGATTTTATGAAACCGTTATCAAGTAAATCCTGAAGTTAT of Nicotiana tomentosiformis chromosome 7, ASM39032v3, whole genome shotgun sequence contains these proteins:
- the LOC138895962 gene encoding uncharacterized protein, which produces MDPYEALYGRQCHFPVGWFEPGEARLLGTDLVCDALEKVKLIQDRLLTMQSRQKSYAYRRAHDVAFMVGERVLLRVSPMNGVMRFGNKGKLSPRYISPLEILDRVGEVAFKLALPPNLSGVHPVFHVFMLRKYNGDLSYVLDFSSVQLDKDLTYVEQPVAILDRQVRKLRSKNISSVKV